From the genome of Eucalyptus grandis isolate ANBG69807.140 chromosome 2, ASM1654582v1, whole genome shotgun sequence, one region includes:
- the LOC104435352 gene encoding LOW QUALITY PROTEIN: uncharacterized protein LOC104435352 (The sequence of the model RefSeq protein was modified relative to this genomic sequence to represent the inferred CDS: inserted 1 base in 1 codon), whose amino-acid sequence MRPLIGFKTLLTTFFLMISMLYILYSSNLLLSNDHHGCSLSLDLSSEENLAAVNNFSSTLRLHEEEKGEKGGGESSKPXVSLPEGSPRFDTEIKHIVFGIAASSNLWEKRKEYIKLWWRPKETRGVVWLDKRVRTWRNEPLPEIRISGDTSKFKYTNRQGQRAALRISRVISETLRLGMKDVRWFVMGDDDTVFIVDNVVRILSKYDHRQFYYVGSSSESHVQNIYFSYAMAYGGGGFAISYPLAVELAKMQDKCIQRYPGLYGSDDRMQACMAELGVPLTKEPGFHQYDVYGDLLGLLGAHPVTPLVSIHHLDVVEPVFPRMTRVRALRHLFESVRHDSASIMQQSICYDKRRSWSISVSWGYVVQVIRGVTSPRELEMPTRTFLNWYRRADYTAYAFNTRPVMKHPCQKPFIYYMNSVKYDRAKKQTLGIYSRQRSRHPSCRWKMDSPENINSIVVLKRPDSNRWQKSPRRDCCRILPSRKSSILYIWVGNCRNGEISST is encoded by the exons ATGAGACCTCTAATAGGCTTCAAGACCCTCCTCACCACCTTCTTCCTCATGATCTCCATGCTCTACATCCTCTACTCCTCCAATCTCCTCCTCTCCAACGACCACCATGgatgctctctctccctcgatcTCTCCTCTGAAGAAAATCTCGCCGCCGTCAACAATTTCTCTTCCACTCTTCGCCTACATGAGGAAGAGAagggagaaaaaggaggaggagaatccTCAAAGC TTGTTAGTCTCCCCGAGGGGTCGCCGCGATTCGACACCGAGATCAAACACATCGTCTTCGGCATCGCTGCGTCATCAAATCTGtgggaaaagaggaaagaataCATAAAGCTATGGTGGAGGCCTAAGGAGACCAGAGGTGTGGTTTGGCTGGACAAGAGGGTCAGGACTTGGAGGAATGAGCCACTTCCCGAGATTAGGATCTCCGGGGACACGTCTAAATTCAAGTACACGAACCGGCAGGGGCAGAGAGCGGCACTGAGGATCTCAAGGGTAATTTCAGAGACGCTGAGGCTAGGGATGAAGGACGTGAGGTGGTTCGTGATGGGGGACGATGACACGGTTTTTATAGTGGACAATGTGGTGAGGATACTTTCGAAGTATGATCACAGGCAGTTTTATTATGTTGGGAGCTCGTCGGAGAGTCATGTTCAGAACATATATTTCTCCTATGCGATGGCCTATGGAGGGGGCGGTTTTGCAATAAGCTATCCGTTGGCAGTGGAATTGGCCAAGATGCAGGACAAGTGCATTCAGCGGTATCCTGGGTTGTATGGTAGTGATGATAGAATGCAGGCTTGTATGGCCGAATTAGGAGTACCGCTCACCAAAGAACCCGGATTTCATCAG TATGATGTGTATGGAGATCTTCTAGGCCTTCTGGGAGCACATCCAGTAACACCACTCGTGTCGATTCACCATCTCGATGTTGTAGAACCGGTATTCCCACGCATGACCCGAGTCAGAGCTCTTCGGCACCTATTTGAATCTGTCAGGCACGACTCGGCCAGCATTATGCAACAGTCTATTTGCTATGATAAGAGACGATCATGGTCCATCTCGGTTTCGTGGGGCTATGTGGTTCAAGTTATAAGGGGAGTAACTTCTCCAAGAGAGCTAGAGATGCCCACGAGGACATTCCTCAACTGGTACCGGAGAGCGGATTACACCGCATACGCTTTCAACACAAGGCCAGTGATGAAGCATCCGTGTCAGAAGCCGTTCATCTATTACATGAACAGCGTTAAGTACGACAGAGCTAAGAAACAAACTCTTGGCATTTATTCTCGACAAAGATCCCGGCATCCAAGTTGTAGGTGGAAGATGGATTCACCGGAAAATATCAATTCTATCGTAGTCCTAAAACGGCCAGATAGTAATCGTTGGCAGAAA TCACCTAGGCGGGACTGTTGTAGGATTCTGCCATCACGGAAGAGCTCAATTTTGTACATATGGGTCGGCAACTGCCGGAATGGCGAGATCAGCAGTACATAG